The sequence below is a genomic window from Leptotrichia trevisanii DSM 22070.
GAGTAATCGCATCTTCATGAATTAATTTTTTCAATTCTTCTTTTTCTTTTCTTATTACTTCCTGTTTCTTAATATATTCATTAACCAAGTCTTCAGATGGTTCTAGGTACAATTCCCCTGTTTCTCCATCCATAACAACAACTTCCCCATCTTTTACTTCGGCAAGTATTCCTTTTACTCCAACTACTGCCGGTAATTCAAGTGATCTCGCCATTATTGCAGAGTGAGCTGTTTTTCCTCCAACTTCTGTAATAAATCCTATACAGTTTTCCAAATCCAATTGTGCAGTATCAGATGGAGTCAAATCTTCTGTTACAACGATTGTTCCTGGTTCCAAGTTGCTCAAGTCGTGGATTTTCATACCTAATAAGTTTTTAAGCCATCTTTTACCTATATCTTGTAAATCAGCGGCTCTTTCTCTTAAATAAGGATCATCTAATTGTGAAATCATATCACAATATTCATTAATTCCATCGTGTAACGCTTTTGCAGCTGGAAGTCCTTCTCCTTTAATTTTATCTTCAACTTCCATAATCAAATCTTCATCTTCAAGAAGCATAATATGACCATCAAAAATTGCTGCTTTATCTTCCCCCATTTTTTCCTTTACTTTTTCTCTAATTGCGATTAATTGTGTTTTAGATTGTTTCAATCCATCTTGCAATTTCGCTAATTCAGCCTCAATTGTTGAATTCTCAGTTTTATTTTCTGGAATAACAATTTCCTCTGCGATAAAAAGTAATACTTTACCTATAGATACTCCTTCTGAAGCACCAATTCCTGTCATTCTTTTCATTTTTTTCTCCTCTATATATAAATTTTTTTATTACAAACAAATTTAAAAATTATAACTTACCCCTATTAGCCTTTATATAATCCCTTAATATTTTTACAATTTCACCTTTTCCAAACTTTGTTGCCATATCCATTGGGGTACCACCATGTTTATCTGTAATTGTAGGATTAGCCCCATATTGCAACAACATTTTCACAATTCTGGAATTAGCTTTTAATGTAGCGTCTTCAAGTGGAGTCCATCCATCAACAACACTTCCTACATTCGCAAGTTTTGAATCTTGTTTCAGTAACATTTCTAATGCTTCAATATTTTCATAATATGCCGCAGTTCCTACTGTTGTCCTATTAAAAACTGGGTGTGTTTCATATAAATTAGCACCATTTTCAATCAAAAGTTTCAAAATATCGTTATTTTTAGCTTCGATAGCAACAATAATAGGAGTATATCCATCCCTACTCCTTGCATTTATATCTACTAAATTCCCATTTCCCTCAAATATTGATTCTTCATCAAGCTGAACTCCATAGACTCCAATTTTTGGATTTAAAAGTTCATCCTTGAGCCTTTTCCTATTTTCAACATTATCTCTAGTTGAAAGATAAAATTTTACAAATTTATTATTGTGTGCACGTATGGCATCTAATACTGATTTTAAAAGTTTTTCATCTGCATTTTCCTTGTTTATTTTTGGTACCAGATTTTCTCCAGTATCATATTTAAAAGTTACAGGATATAATCCCTGATAAAAAAACATAAAAGTTATAATAAAAATTATTTTATATTTCTTAAATAAAAAAAACTTATTCACTTTTTATACCTCACTATTATTATTATACCATATGATTTTAAAAGTGCAAATACTTTTTAAGATTTTTTTCTAATATTATAGCACTATCCCCTTAAAATTATGTTTAATACTAAACTCCATTAAAAAATAGTTATGAAACTTATTTATTCCATAACTATCAACTTCTTTATTTACTTAGTAATTTATCATATTTTTTAGCTAATTCCAATGCTCTTTCCTCTGTCATGGAAAGTCCAGTTCCAGCTGCTCCGAACACAGCCATTTTAGGCCCATCTTCTTCATCAGCCAGTGCTTTTTTTATAGCCACTTTTCTATCATTTAGCCATTTTGACTGTTCAGCCTTAAATTTTGACTGTTCTTTTGCTGGCAATTTTTTCAAAATTAAATCATAAACTTTATTCAATTCCTTTTCCCACTCATCTGTTAATTCATAACTGGCATTCAACATATCAGCTGTTGTTCCTTCAAATTTTGATTCAAGTTTTTCTTCCGCAACTTTCATACGTTCCTTTAATCCATCTTCATATTTTCCTGCAAATGCCACAACTCCCACAAGCAACATTCCTATTATTAATAATAGTTTTTTCATAAGTTTCTCCTTAAAAATATGCAAATTTAACTATATTTTATTTGCTTTTATTTAACTTATCATATCTTTTTGCCAATTCCAATGCTCTAGTTTTTGTTATATCCAATCTATCATTAGCCGACAATTCTCCTGCCATTCTTTCTCCATGTTCGGCAACATAGTTATTATAAGCCTTTGTTGTTTTTGTTTCTCTATCTTTTATCCATTTTTGCTGCTCAGCTTTAAATTTTGTTTTTTCTTTTGCCGGTAATTTTTTTAGAATCAGATCATAAACTTTATTTAGTTCTTTTTCCCACTCAGCATCCAAATCTATTGAAGCATTAATCATATCAGCTCTTACTCCGCTATCCCATCCAGCTTGTGCCTTTTCTTCTGCAGCTTTCATTCTTTCTGTCAAGCCATTTTCATAATTTCCTGCAAATGCAACTGCTCCTACAAGTAATAATCCTGCTATTAGTAATTTTCTCATTTTTTATCAACTCCTTATTTTTATTATTTTTTATATTTTGTATTAAACCACAAACCCCTTTTTTAGTCAACTTAATTTTCAATAAAATTCAGATATTAATTATATCCTGTCGGACAGTAATCCTTTAATATATACGGATGAATTATATTTCCGTCCTTATCAATTTCTACCATTGTTTGAAGTTTTGTATCAAAAGTAAATCTTCTGTCATCTCCAGTATCTTTAGTTCCATATTCAACGGTAAATCCATTTTTTGCTACAGTTATAAGTTCGTCCCATCCGCCGTTATCCTCACCATGTAAATACCACTTTCCATTTTTCTGAACAATTTCAAACAGTTGATCACACCAATATCCCTTCACTTTATTCATATTAAAGTTTGTATCCACTGTTGCTTTTGTTTTTTCAGGCAGTTCAATAAAAAGTATCTGATCTGTATCATTTTTAGCAAGTGTTACTAAAGTTTTCATTTTCGTATCATAAGCATAAGTTTCTTTTTCACGTTTTTTATAATTTGCTGAAAATTTTCCATTTTTTTCCATTACTATAGGAACTGTTTCCGTTTCATCGAATCCGTCATGTATTTTTGTTATGTACCATTTTTCATTTTTTTTAAATATTTCAATACCTTGATATTTTCCTGCCACTTTCTCCAAATTGTGTTTTCCATCTGTCGTAACTTTTACTGCAAATGCTGGTATTGCAGCTAACGCCATAATTAAAAATAATATTTTTTTCATAATTTTTACCTACACTTTCGATTTAAATTTAGTATTTATAATTGTTTTATTTTTCTCAACTCCTATTTCTATTATTTCGCTTATTATAATCATTTTTTATAACTCTACATATCCTTCTGGACAATAATCCTTTAGTATATACGTATCAACTATATTTCCATCCTCATCAATTTTCACAAGTGTCTGAAGTCTTGTGTCAAATGTAAATTTTGCAATATCATTCTCAATTTTAATAGTAAATCCATTTTTTGTTACAATTAAAGGAGTGTATTCGTCATCAAAATCAGTATACATGTACCATTTTCCATTTTTCTGAACAATTTTTTCAAAATCACACCAATATCCCTTTACTTTATTCATATTAAAGTTTTTATCCACTGCTGCTTTTGTTTTTCCTGTAGGCAATTCTATAGAAAGTATCTGATCTGTGTCATCTTTAACAAGCGTTACCAAAGCCTTCATTCTTGTATCATAAGCAAAAGTTTCTTTTCCATGCTCAAATTCTGCTGAAAATTTTCCATCTTTTTCTAAAACTAGAGGAACTGTTTCTGTTTTAAAAGCTTTTTTTGTCGCATACCATTTCCCACTTTTTTCAAATATTTCAAGTTCCGAATATTCTCCGTATTTCCCCGCTACCTTATCTAAATTATGTTTCCCATCTGTCGTAACTTTTACTGCAAACACTGGTATTGCAGCTAATGCCATAATTAAAAATAATACTTTTTTCATAATTTTTACCTACTCTTTCCTAATATTTATAATTTTTTCATTTTTTAATCACAATTTATTTGTACAATTTATAATAATCACGGTATAATTTATACATTTCAGGATTATCCTCAGGGAATCTTCTTAAAGTTTCAGGATCATCAACTTTATTGTAGTTTTCTTCACGTACAATACTAATTATTCTTTTCGTTTTTCTATTCAAAATTACTGGTTCTTTTAATTTTGTATCGTATCCAACACAGATATATTCATCACAAAGCACATTTTTTTCCTTAACTGCATCTGAAATTCGTGGCGGCTCATTTTCATCTCCAGTATCAGAAGCGTAATCCCAGAACTGATACTTTCCATTTTTCAATTTTTTGATTTCTATCGAAACATCATCAGCCGTTATCTCTCTTTTCAGTAATATTTCCTCATGCAGTTTTCCATCAGTTGTAAAAGGTAAATCATAACCTTTGTAACTAAATTCTTCTTCTGAAAATCCAATAACTCCTATTAATAGCAATAATGCCATAATAATTTTTTTCATTTTCATTTCCTCCGCTTTCTATTTTTCTTCTTTATCTATTTTTACACTAACAATATATCATTATTTTATTAAAGAAAAATGAGAATTCTTATTATTTTTTGTGTATCTGATCATATCTTTTGGCAAGCTCCAAAGTTCTTTCCTCTGTTTCGCTTACCCGAACATTTCCGCCTAGAGTTCCTGATATTGTTCCGCCTTCTGCTTCCTCAGTGCTTTTTTCAATATTCACTTTGACTTTTTTTGTCCATTCTTCCTGTTCTTTTTTTAATTTTACCTTTTCACTTTCTGGCAGTTCTGATAATAGCAATTTATAAACCTTATTCATTTCTATTTCCCAAGAATCTCCTATTTTCTGAGTTGCATTATCCATATCTACTGTCACCCCAGACTCCAAAGCTGGCTGAACTTCTGTTTTTATTGCCTCCATTCTTTGTAATATTTCAGCTTCATAACCGCTTTCTCCGTTTACAGGAACTGCAGCTGTTACATTAACCTCCTGTTTCACTTCTTTTTTTTCTTCTTTTTCAGACTTTGAACATGACATAATTCCCACTAGCAATACTGCTATTATTAAAAGTAATTTTTTCATAATTTTCCTCCATTTTATTATTTAATTTCTAATACTTTTTTCATTGATACTATACCATAATTTTATTAATAAATAATGAGAATAAAAAATTAATTATCTTTATATTGTATTTCAATTTTCTGATTTCTACATTTTTCTACTTCTTTTTCAAAATATATTTTTACCATTCAGGATAAATTATTCTCATGTCATCCTTATCTAAAAATACAGCTTTCTTTAATTTTGTATCATATCCAATACAAATATCTTCATCACAAATCACGTTCTTTTTCAGGATTGCTTTGCTTACTATTGTTGTAGTTTCCACTTTACCAAAGTCTTCATCTTGTGAAGCATAATAACCTGTAATTTCATATTTTCCTTTACCTATTTTTTTTATTACAACATCTGTATCTTCAGAACTAATATTTCTATTCAGTAATTTTTCTTCATGCAATTTTCCATCAGTTGTAAAAGGTAAATTCATTCCTTCTGCAGCATAATTTATTGCTCCTATCAACAATGTTGCCATTAATAATATCTTTTTCATATAAATCTCCTCCATTTATTATTTTTTTAATTCCTATTTTGAAATTTTCTATTTTTTATATTAATATTATACCTCATAATCCATTAAAATAAATATGAAACCACAATTTTATACTTTACTCATAAACTGGTTCATTTGTCCAGTTAAGACATTGTCTAACTCCGCCATAGCTATCAGAATAAGCTGTGCATACTCTTTTTGTACCTTTATAGGTTTTTGTTTTTCCACTTTTTTTATCTTCCCACGCAGCCGCTCCAGCAACTCCAGCTAATCCAACTGCCATCGCATTGTAAAATAAAGTACAGCTATGAAGTGATAGCAATGTTGCTATTATTACTAAAGTTTTTGTTTTTTTATTCATAATTGTTTCCTCCATTTGTTATTTAATTGATATAATTTCTCTAGCCAGCAGCTACCTTACATCATCTAAATTATTTTATCCATTGCAGATTAATTATTTTTATTCTGTCCATTTTTTACAGTAATTTATTTTCTTTGTTTTTTTACATCCATAGTATACAACACAATTTAAATTTTGTCAATATATTTTTTTAAATTTTATGTTATTTTTTACAGTAACTAAAAAACTGTTTTTATTAAATCAAAAATAGAGAAACAACAAAGTTTTAAATTCAATGTCATTCCTCTATTTACAATCAAATTTTTATATTTTATTCCATAAAACTAGGTAATTTAAATTTACTTTTTCTTTTTTTTCCTTTATTCGACTCATCATTTGCATCTTCTATTTTATTTCCTGATTCATCATCATTTCCAAAAGAACCGTCTGAATTACCATCACTATCATTATTTTCATTTTGATTATCAGTTTTAGAATTATCTTCCGATTCTTCCATTTCCGAAGTTTTTTCTAATATACCACCTGTTTCACCAGTAATTTCCCGCACAGCTTCCGCTAATTTTTCAGTTTTACTTTTTTCTTCCAGCTGTTTAGCATCTTCTGTAACTTGCTCTTCTACTTTTTCTTCAAGCTCTATTGTTTTTTCAACTTCCTCCACCGCTTCTGTTTTTTCAGTTTGCTCTATTTTAGAAGTTTCTTCATTTTCACGTTCTTTTTCTAAATTTTCATTTTCCTTTAAAATTTGTTCAGCAGTTTCACCTTTGATAATTCTTCTAACTTCATCTCCAGTGATAGTTTCTTTTTTCAATAATAATGCCACCACTTCTTCTAACTTGCTCCAATTATCCTGCAATGTATTTAAAGTGTTAAAATACTCTTCTGTCAATATTTTTCTTATTTCCAAATCAATTTCCCTGACAGTTTCATCACTTTTATTTGGAGCAAACGAATATTCATCATCTGAATTTTCAAAGTTAATTGGCCCCAGTTTTTTACTCATTCCGACGCTTTCTACATAGGCTCTTGCGACTTTTGTAGCACGTTTTATATCAGAATATGCTCCTGTACTCACATCATCCAGTCCAATTTCCTCAGCTGCACGTCCACCAAACAGCACTTTTATTTCGGCTAACATCTGTCTGCTTGTAGTTACCAATTTTTCTTCAGGAAGCGGCATCATAAATCCACCAGCCTCTCCTCTAGGAATTATTGTAACTTTATGAACAGGATCAGCTCCCGGTGTCAATTCAGTCATGATGGCATGCCCAGCTTCATGATAAGCCAATAACTTTTTCTCTTCAGGTTTAATAATCTTACCTTTTTGCCCAAGTCCCATTCCGATTTTATCTACAGCTTCATCCAGATCAGCCATTTTTATTGTATCACTAGCTCTTCTTGCTGCCAAAATTGCCGCTTCATTTAATAAGTTTGCCAAATCCGCTCCAACAAATCCTGGAGTTATTTTAGCAATATCTTCCAATCTCACGTCACTTGCCAATTTCTTATTTCTAGAATGAACCTTTAATATTGCAATACGCCCCTGCAAATCAGGTGCATCAACCGTTACACGTCTATCAAAACGTCCTGCACGCAATAACGCCGGATCCAGAACATCTTCCCTGTTAGTTGCCGCAAGTACGATAACTTTTGTGTCTGTTTCAAACCCGTCCATTTCAACTAACAGCTGATTTAAAGTTTGTTCTCTTTCATCATTGCTTCCACTGTTCTTTCCAACACTTCTTCGTCTACCGATGGCATCAATTTCATCTATAAAAATAATTGATGGACTGGATTCCTTCGCCTTTTCAAACAAATCCCTCACACGTGAAGCTCCAACTCCAACAAACATTTCCACAAATTCTGAACCTGAAATACTGAAAAATGATGCTCCAGACTCTCCAGCCACCGCTTTTGCAAGTAATGTTTTACCTGTTCCCGGCCTTCCTAATAAAAGTACACCTTTTGGCACTCTTGCTCCAGCCTT
It includes:
- a CDS encoding ankyrin repeat domain-containing protein, whose translation is MNKFFLFKKYKIIFIITFMFFYQGLYPVTFKYDTGENLVPKINKENADEKLLKSVLDAIRAHNNKFVKFYLSTRDNVENRKRLKDELLNPKIGVYGVQLDEESIFEGNGNLVDINARSRDGYTPIIVAIEAKNNDILKLLIENGANLYETHPVFNRTTVGTAAYYENIEALEMLLKQDSKLANVGSVVDGWTPLEDATLKANSRIVKMLLQYGANPTITDKHGGTPMDMATKFGKGEIVKILRDYIKANRGKL
- a CDS encoding lysozyme inhibitor LprI family protein gives rise to the protein MKKLLLIIGMLLVGVVAFAGKYEDGLKERMKVAEEKLESKFEGTTADMLNASYELTDEWEKELNKVYDLILKKLPAKEQSKFKAEQSKWLNDRKVAIKKALADEEDGPKMAVFGAAGTGLSMTEERALELAKKYDKLLSK
- a CDS encoding lysozyme inhibitor LprI family protein codes for the protein MRKLLIAGLLLVGAVAFAGNYENGLTERMKAAEEKAQAGWDSGVRADMINASIDLDAEWEKELNKVYDLILKKLPAKEKTKFKAEQQKWIKDRETKTTKAYNNYVAEHGERMAGELSANDRLDITKTRALELAKRYDKLNKSK
- a CDS encoding lysozyme inhibitor LprI family protein; the encoded protein is MKKLLLIIAVLLVGIMSCSKSEKEEKKEVKQEVNVTAAVPVNGESGYEAEILQRMEAIKTEVQPALESGVTVDMDNATQKIGDSWEIEMNKVYKLLLSELPESEKVKLKKEQEEWTKKVKVNIEKSTEEAEGGTISGTLGGNVRVSETEERTLELAKRYDQIHKK
- the ftsH gene encoding ATP-dependent zinc metalloprotease FtsH, producing the protein MADRDKNDIRKRLEELRKDNNRRNNRQDNGNKSPFSGFLFFVFVVLLFTFTALFHRDIQTYFLEKKDIPYTEFVSRTQKGEFPEINEKDDKLIAQVKENGKDVLYYTKKITERVGNEPKIINAIEQKKVRLNSLQPSGGGFFLAILVQFLPMVIMIALMVYLARKMVGGSQGGGPGNIFGFGKSRVNKIDKKPDVKFDDVAGVDGAKEELREVVDFLKNPEKYTKAGARVPKGVLLLGRPGTGKTLLAKAVAGESGASFFSISGSEFVEMFVGVGASRVRDLFEKAKESSPSIIFIDEIDAIGRRRSVGKNSGSNDEREQTLNQLLVEMDGFETDTKVIVLAATNREDVLDPALLRAGRFDRRVTVDAPDLQGRIAILKVHSRNKKLASDVRLEDIAKITPGFVGADLANLLNEAAILAARRASDTIKMADLDEAVDKIGMGLGQKGKIIKPEEKKLLAYHEAGHAIMTELTPGADPVHKVTIIPRGEAGGFMMPLPEEKLVTTSRQMLAEIKVLFGGRAAEEIGLDDVSTGAYSDIKRATKVARAYVESVGMSKKLGPINFENSDDEYSFAPNKSDETVREIDLEIRKILTEEYFNTLNTLQDNWSKLEEVVALLLKKETITGDEVRRIIKGETAEQILKENENLEKERENEETSKIEQTEKTEAVEEVEKTIELEEKVEEQVTEDAKQLEEKSKTEKLAEAVREITGETGGILEKTSEMEESEDNSKTDNQNENNDSDGNSDGSFGNDDESGNKIEDANDESNKGKKRKSKFKLPSFME